The following are from one region of the Geoalkalibacter subterraneus genome:
- a CDS encoding phage tail protein, whose product MPKSLYQNWQFAIEVNGFDVALFHKGQEPKTEFEEVAFAPAGSMFDQKVAGRVKFEDITLEKGTLQDGSDEAAREWIKKQVDVNAVTGGLPADYMRDIDVVRYDRTGNETRRWTLHGAWVKALEYDELEGGNTENTIEKLTICFQYWT is encoded by the coding sequence AGAGCCTTTACCAGAACTGGCAATTCGCCATCGAGGTAAATGGCTTCGACGTGGCCCTGTTCCACAAGGGACAGGAGCCAAAAACCGAATTCGAGGAAGTGGCCTTTGCCCCGGCCGGTTCGATGTTCGACCAAAAGGTGGCGGGGCGGGTCAAGTTCGAGGACATCACCCTCGAGAAAGGCACCCTGCAGGACGGCTCCGACGAGGCGGCACGCGAATGGATCAAGAAACAGGTGGACGTGAACGCCGTCACCGGCGGTCTTCCGGCCGACTACATGCGCGACATCGACGTTGTCCGCTACGACCGCACCGGCAACGAGACCCGCCGCTGGACCCTGCACGGGGCCTGGGTGAAGGCGCTCGAATACGACGAGCTCGAGGGCGGCAACACCGAGAACACCATCGAGAAGCTCACCATCTGCTTCCAATACTGGACCTAA